CGGCCGACGCGCCGTCCAGCGCCGCCTGGGTGCAAACGCTGTGCCGAAACGCCTTTCCGGTGAGGGGTCGGGGCTGCCGGTGAGGGGCTGGGGCGAGCTGCGCTGGGCCCAAGAGTCCATGCGGGGTGGGAGCAGTTACAGCGGCAGAGGAACTGGGCTGGCTCAGAACCTAGGAACCGCGGTGAGGGAATTACAGTCTCCTTCATACTCTTTTCTCTTTACCCCAGAAAGGCAGCTGGGCCCTGGCGCCTGCCGAGAACCCACCCAAGCTTTCTGCCCTGGAGATGCTGGAGAATTCACTGTATAGCCCCGCCTGGGAAGGTAGATGCCTAAAAAGCCCCAGCAGGGATGGCGTGGAAAGAAAGGGTGTCCTACAAGGGGAAGTATAATGCTCCTGAGAGCTGGCTTTCAAGTGTATGCTTGGACAAcctgctccctccccccaccccagccctggccaggTGCCAGTCTAACTGTGTATTCCTTCCAGGATCCCAGTTCTGGGTAACCGTGCAAAGGACTGAAGCCTCTGAGCGTTGTGGCCTGCATGGCTCCTATATGCTGAGAgtggaggctgagaggctgactCTCCTGGGTGTCAGGGCCCAGAGTCAGATACAGGAGCCACTCCTTTCCTGGCCTTACACTCTGTTGCGTCGCTATGGGCGAGACAAGGTGCGGTGCTGTTAGGAAGGACTGGCTCCCTGGGTTGGGCAGCtgtgggaggggtggggcaggACCAGGAGGTGGGAAACTCTGCCTTTTGGATAACCCTTTCTTGCCTAGCCCATGaccccacctcccttcccaggTGGTCTCTTCTTTGTAGGTCCCCTAACTAGTTCCAGCCCTGTGACTCACCTCCTCTGATGGCTCCTGATTATGTGTttccctccacaccctcttcaggtCATGTTCTCTTTTGAGGCTGGCCGCCGCTGCCCCTCTGGCCCTGGAACCTTCACCTTCCAAACGGCACAGGGAAATGACATCTTTCAGGCAGTTGAGACTGCTATCCACCGACAGAAGGCCCAGGGAAAGGCCAGCCAGGGGCAGGATGTTCTCAGAGCTGATTCCCATGAAGGAGAAGTGGCAGAAGGGAAGTTGGCTCCCCACCGGGGCCCCCAGGAGCTCGCAGGCAGTGCTCCAGCCCTGTATGCTGAACCCTTAGACTCCCTGCGCATTCTTCCAGGCCCTTCCCAAGATTCCGTATACTCAGACCCCCTGGACAGCACCCCTGCTCAGGCAGGGGAGGGGTTAAAGAAACCTCTCTACTGGGACTTGTGTGAGCATGTGCAGCAGCAGCTGATAAAGGCCAAGCTGACAGACCCCAAAGAAGACCCCATCTATGATGAACCTGAGGGCCTGGCCCCAGCTGCTCTCCGGGGCC
This DNA window, taken from Kogia breviceps isolate mKogBre1 chromosome 11, mKogBre1 haplotype 1, whole genome shotgun sequence, encodes the following:
- the DOK1 gene encoding docking protein 1 isoform X1, with translation MDGAVMEGPLFLQSQRFGTKRWRKTWAVLYPASPHGVARLEFFDHKGSSSGGGRGSSRRLDCKVIRLAECVSVTPVAVESPPEPGAAAFRLDTAQRSHLLAADAPSSAAWVQTLCRNAFPKGSWALAPAENPPKLSALEMLENSLYSPAWEGSQFWVTVQRTEASERCGLHGSYMLRVEAERLTLLGVRAQSQIQEPLLSWPYTLLRRYGRDKVMFSFEAGRRCPSGPGTFTFQTAQGNDIFQAVETAIHRQKAQGKASQGQDVLRADSHEGEVAEGKLAPHRGPQELAGSAPALYAEPLDSLRILPGPSQDSVYSDPLDSTPAQAGEGLKKPLYWDLCEHVQQQLIKAKLTDPKEDPIYDEPEGLAPAALRGLYDLPQEPKDAWWCQARVKEEGYELPYNPATDDYAVPPPRSTKPFPAPKPQGLAFSESGAAAGSGSKGHSLDAALYSQVQKSGASGSRDCGLSGAGTDRTGAKSEGST
- the DOK1 gene encoding docking protein 1 isoform X2, encoding MFSFEAGRRCPSGPGTFTFQTAQGNDIFQAVETAIHRQKAQGKASQGQDVLRADSHEGEVAEGKLAPHRGPQELAGSAPALYAEPLDSLRILPGPSQDSVYSDPLDSTPAQAGEGLKKPLYWDLCEHVQQQLIKAKLTDPKEDPIYDEPEGLAPAALRGLYDLPQEPKDAWWCQARVKEEGYELPYNPATDDYAVPPPRSTKPFPAPKPQGLAFSESGAAAGSGSKGHSLDAALYSQVQKSGASGSRDCGLSGAGTDRTGAKSEGST